A single window of Mycolicibacterium aurum DNA harbors:
- a CDS encoding YebC/PmpR family DNA-binding transcriptional regulator, whose protein sequence is MSGHSKWATTKHKKAIIDARRGKNFAKLIKNIEVAARTGGGDPGGNPTLYDAIQKAKKSSVPNDNIERARKRGAGEEAGGADWQTITYEGYGPNGVAILVECLTDNRNRAAGEVRVAMTRNGGNMADPGSVSYLFTRKGVVTLEKNGLTEDDVLTAVLEAGAEDVNDLGDSFEVISEPTDLVAVRSALQDAGIDYDSAEASFQPSVTVPVDIDGARKVLKLVDALEDSDDVQDVYTNVDIPDDVAAQLDED, encoded by the coding sequence ATGAGCGGCCATTCCAAGTGGGCCACCACCAAGCACAAGAAGGCGATCATCGATGCCCGCAGGGGTAAGAACTTCGCCAAACTGATCAAGAACATCGAGGTGGCGGCACGCACAGGTGGTGGCGACCCGGGTGGTAACCCCACTCTGTACGACGCCATCCAGAAGGCCAAGAAGAGCTCGGTACCGAATGACAACATCGAGCGGGCCCGCAAGCGGGGCGCCGGCGAAGAGGCCGGCGGCGCCGACTGGCAGACCATCACCTACGAGGGCTACGGGCCCAACGGTGTCGCGATCCTCGTCGAATGCCTCACCGACAACCGCAACCGTGCTGCCGGTGAGGTTCGTGTCGCGATGACGCGCAACGGCGGCAACATGGCCGATCCCGGATCGGTGTCGTATCTGTTCACCCGCAAGGGTGTCGTCACGTTGGAGAAGAACGGTCTCACCGAGGACGACGTCTTGACCGCGGTGCTCGAGGCCGGCGCCGAGGATGTCAACGATCTCGGCGACAGCTTCGAGGTCATCTCCGAACCGACGGATCTCGTTGCCGTGCGCAGCGCGCTGCAGGACGCGGGCATCGACTACGACTCGGCCGAGGCCAGCTTCCAGCCGTCGGTGACGGTGCCGGTGGACATCGACGGCGCCCGCAAGGTGCTCAAGCTCGTCGACGCTCTCGAAGACAGCGACGACGTCCAGGACGTCTACACCAACGTCGACATCCCGGACGACGTCGCCGCACAGCTCGACGAGGACTGA